The proteins below come from a single Bryobacter aggregatus MPL3 genomic window:
- a CDS encoding TrlF family AAA-like ATPase: protein MSASPRELPFRGARWWKFDFHTHTPASEDWNGRVRSSLPTPREWLLAYMAAEVDCVAVTDHNSGEWIDRIHEALIELDSQKPPGYRPLCLFPGVEISVNSGYHILGILDPSKRSEDVSRLLGACGYTGRPGYTDDVTDRSCLDVITEIERSGIAIPAHVDEPCGLLQVVNAAGGNNGHLSIKKILESKVLVAMERVSTGSRLAPVYEEVGHKLTELVGSDSHRLQGVDIPGRRYTWIKMSEPNLAGLRLALLDGDGSVMRFDDPRSAALNSLPPYFIEGISIEDARYMGRGSATELVFHPGLTTLVGGRGSGKSSVVHSIRLATRKDAELTRSSSRSEASRTFNEFRVAPKSRQDPSGALDYEASKSTKIELRMRREGRLYGLQWLQNGNALNLFDLSGDEQASLPDGSFSPDRFPVTIMSQGQIASLASETQESLLPLLDNAAGIAGLREQLGNSRNEFLALRAREREIRAKLDKQPAIQGKLDDVLARIEQFESRQHADVLKLYQRRNRQIREVSRQIEGAQEHAEKIKALSASVLAESPAPGLFQEDDPIDQIGLGIIQRVQQAIDAARMYLEQAEDALRTAAGAEQTGLGSSEFSVAVAEAITNYKNLANDLKLAGLGDPNQYADLVKSRQQLEDELAVLRSLADQAANLEKDIDASLAKISEVRKQITAARVRFLEEHLTQNPYVRIRVEQFGPRSSVWERQIRDLLNITDGRFEADLWETRGNTEAGLIPTVLLITGESDDPEPTAKAVFALKRALLNGTRGQGNGLGGHFLNYLKREAEKQPEFRDRIEAWFPEDGLVVEYSPQGDGRSFRPIEQGSAGQRAAAMLAFLLAFGAEPLILDQPEDDLDNHLIYDLIVRQIRANKPRRQLIVVTHNANIVVNGDAELVHVMDFRAGQCRVATSGYLQDREVREEVCKVMEGGREAFDRRYRRLQEGRAHV, encoded by the coding sequence ATGAGCGCTTCACCCAGAGAATTGCCTTTTCGTGGAGCCCGCTGGTGGAAGTTCGACTTCCATACTCATACCCCTGCATCTGAAGATTGGAACGGGCGTGTTCGCTCCAGCTTGCCGACGCCAAGAGAATGGCTGCTCGCGTACATGGCGGCTGAGGTTGATTGTGTAGCTGTTACGGATCACAACTCGGGAGAATGGATTGATCGAATCCACGAAGCTCTCATCGAGCTTGATTCGCAAAAACCACCCGGATATCGACCGCTTTGCCTGTTCCCTGGAGTCGAAATCAGTGTCAACAGTGGATACCATATTCTTGGGATTCTCGACCCGTCGAAACGTAGTGAGGATGTCAGCAGACTCCTTGGGGCTTGCGGCTACACTGGGCGACCTGGTTACACCGACGATGTGACTGATCGTTCGTGTCTGGATGTCATCACGGAAATTGAAAGATCCGGAATCGCGATCCCAGCACACGTTGACGAACCCTGCGGGCTACTGCAAGTCGTCAATGCTGCAGGCGGCAACAACGGCCATCTTTCCATCAAGAAAATCTTGGAGAGTAAGGTCTTGGTCGCTATGGAGCGGGTGAGCACCGGCTCAAGGCTGGCACCCGTATATGAAGAGGTGGGGCACAAGCTCACAGAGCTGGTTGGCTCTGATTCTCATCGTTTGCAAGGCGTGGACATTCCTGGTAGGCGCTACACGTGGATCAAGATGAGTGAGCCGAATCTTGCGGGTCTTCGGCTGGCGCTTCTAGATGGGGACGGCTCAGTGATGCGTTTCGACGACCCTAGATCAGCTGCACTGAATTCATTGCCGCCATATTTCATCGAGGGTATTTCGATTGAAGACGCACGCTACATGGGCCGCGGCTCAGCGACGGAACTTGTCTTTCATCCCGGCTTGACAACGCTCGTTGGTGGTCGGGGATCAGGCAAGTCCAGCGTTGTCCATTCCATTCGTTTAGCAACCAGAAAAGATGCCGAACTGACGCGTTCGAGCTCGCGCAGTGAAGCCAGTCGAACCTTCAATGAGTTTCGAGTTGCACCAAAGAGTCGTCAAGATCCGAGCGGTGCACTCGATTACGAGGCTTCCAAGTCAACCAAAATTGAGCTGCGTATGAGAAGGGAAGGAAGACTCTATGGGCTGCAATGGTTGCAGAATGGAAATGCACTGAATCTCTTCGACTTGAGTGGTGACGAACAGGCATCGTTGCCAGATGGATCGTTTTCCCCAGATCGCTTTCCCGTCACCATCATGAGCCAGGGACAGATTGCGTCGCTTGCTTCAGAAACTCAAGAAAGCCTGTTGCCGCTTCTGGACAATGCGGCTGGAATCGCTGGCCTGAGAGAACAATTAGGCAATTCGCGTAATGAGTTCCTGGCTCTGCGCGCTCGTGAACGGGAGATCCGAGCCAAACTCGACAAGCAACCCGCGATCCAAGGCAAGCTGGACGACGTCCTGGCGCGAATCGAACAATTCGAATCGAGGCAACACGCTGACGTCTTGAAGTTGTACCAGCGCCGAAACCGGCAAATACGAGAAGTGAGTCGACAAATTGAAGGTGCACAAGAGCACGCGGAGAAAATCAAGGCGCTAAGCGCTAGTGTTTTGGCAGAGTCGCCCGCGCCCGGGCTTTTCCAGGAAGACGATCCGATAGATCAGATTGGCCTGGGAATCATTCAAAGGGTGCAGCAGGCAATTGATGCTGCTCGAATGTATCTGGAGCAGGCGGAGGACGCATTACGCACAGCCGCAGGAGCCGAGCAGACTGGACTTGGTTCGAGTGAATTTTCCGTCGCTGTGGCCGAAGCCATCACCAACTACAAGAATCTGGCAAACGATCTAAAGCTTGCTGGACTCGGGGACCCCAACCAGTACGCGGATCTGGTGAAGAGTCGCCAGCAGTTGGAAGATGAATTGGCGGTGCTCCGCTCACTCGCCGACCAAGCCGCGAATCTCGAAAAGGATATCGATGCTTCTTTGGCGAAGATCTCAGAGGTGCGGAAGCAAATTACTGCCGCGCGGGTACGATTCCTGGAAGAGCACCTGACGCAGAATCCCTATGTTCGAATTCGTGTGGAACAGTTTGGGCCACGGTCTAGTGTCTGGGAGCGCCAAATTCGAGACCTGCTGAACATTACAGATGGAAGATTCGAGGCAGATCTGTGGGAGACAAGGGGCAATACAGAAGCTGGCCTGATCCCTACAGTTTTGCTCATTACAGGAGAAAGTGATGACCCCGAGCCGACAGCAAAAGCCGTGTTTGCCTTGAAGCGTGCTCTCCTGAACGGCACCCGAGGGCAAGGCAATGGTTTGGGCGGGCACTTCCTCAACTATTTGAAGCGAGAAGCCGAAAAACAGCCCGAATTCCGGGATCGGATTGAGGCATGGTTTCCAGAAGACGGCCTGGTTGTCGAGTACAGCCCGCAGGGCGATGGTCGAAGCTTCAGGCCCATCGAGCAGGGCTCAGCCGGCCAACGTGCCGCTGCCATGTTGGCATTCCTCCTTGCCTTTGGAGCCGAGCCGCTCATCCTGGACCAGCCAGAAGACGATCTCGACAACCATTTGATTTATGACCTCATCGTGCGGCAAATTCGCGCCAACAAGCCTCGCCGGCAACTGATTGTCGTGACGCACAACGCGAACATCGTTGTGAATGGAGACGCGGAACTCGTCCACGTAATGGACTTCCGGGCTGGGCAGTGCCGTGTGGCAACTTCGGGCTATTTGCAGGATCGGGAAGTTCGCGAGGAAGTATGCAAAGTCATGGAGGGCGGGCGAGAAGCATTTGACCGTCGCTACAGGCGGTTACAGGAGGGGCGCGCTCATGTTTGA
- a CDS encoding Eco57I restriction-modification methylase domain-containing protein, with protein MTTEERELRNQLRAHGRQLGDRRDDRRDTQEIEHLVQACAYEHWHRMLFARFLAENDLLLDPDHGVAMTLEEVRELSREQNREWIEIAAELAQKMLLAVFRPDDPVLRVSLPLETRQHLEEKLGALPTAVFQADDSLGWVYQFWQRDEKDRVNKSEVKIGADELPAVTQLFTEDYMVLFLLENTLGAWWTAKRLAEGKNPALPGYGWTYLRLNEDGSPAVGLFDGWPRAVRELRMLDPSMGSGHFLTFALPILVRMRVEEEGLALQEAVAAVLRENLYGLELDARCSQIAAFNLALAAWRLAGEHLPLPELNLACSGLGIHAAESDWVKLAGEDGLAREEMRRLYSLFKDAPTLGSLIDPLRLRATVFSAGADRVLSLIEEALEREQSEDVRELAIAAQGVLAAFRILASRFTLVATNVPYLGRGKQDPALAQYCAEFHVDAKADLATCFVERCMRFCGSGGSVALVTPQNWLFLTSYRQLRERLLKSEQLDFVARLGPRAFETISGEVVNVALLGLTHRVPSPHHSFAGWDVAEARSPEDKAKGLNSTGTPNHQARQLKNPSMVITTTELLHGTTLADYAGSVEGLSTGDSDRFVFRFWELPRITGDWTAFQRSPQDSEGDLGSDSVLRWQNGKGELVKSEAARVQGFQAWGVLGVVVGQMRTLLCGLSLGQPHDKITAVLVPRDSSFLPAILAYCESEQYNDDVRKINSKLNAATAALVQVPFDLSSWQEVAARKYPNGIPAPRSDNPTQWLFNGNVRLSGQPLQVAVARLVGYAWPRQTGSAFAKCPELNIDGLQLHADADGIACMNAIAGEASAADRLRALLAHAYGNEWSAAKLQSLLDDKSSLEEWLRDEFFEEHCRVFQHRPFVWHVWDGRKDGFHSFVNYHKLAGPNGEGRKTLEKLIYTYLGRWIDRQSEEVRTGKEGADARLAAALHLKAELEKILAGEKPYDLFNRWKPLNEQPIGWAPDLNDGVRINIRPWLTAKPYQSGRRDGCILRVTPRVNYGKDRGKEPHKPKDDFPWFWSWDGQSDDFLGGKDFDGARWNDLHYSLEAKRDARLRVQSQGSSK; from the coding sequence ATGACGACTGAGGAACGCGAACTGCGCAACCAACTCCGCGCTCATGGCCGCCAACTTGGGGACCGGCGGGATGACCGCCGAGACACACAGGAGATCGAGCACCTCGTTCAGGCCTGCGCCTATGAGCATTGGCACCGCATGCTCTTCGCCCGTTTCCTGGCCGAGAATGATTTGCTCCTTGACCCCGATCACGGCGTGGCGATGACACTGGAGGAAGTTCGGGAACTCTCGCGCGAGCAGAATCGGGAATGGATCGAGATAGCCGCTGAACTGGCGCAGAAGATGCTGCTTGCCGTCTTCCGTCCCGATGATCCAGTGCTGCGGGTCTCATTGCCGCTGGAAACGCGCCAGCATCTCGAAGAGAAGCTCGGTGCTTTGCCGACAGCGGTGTTTCAAGCAGACGACAGCCTTGGGTGGGTCTACCAGTTCTGGCAGCGGGATGAGAAAGACCGGGTCAATAAGTCCGAAGTGAAGATCGGCGCCGACGAATTGCCGGCCGTAACTCAGCTTTTCACCGAAGACTATATGGTCCTCTTCCTGCTCGAAAACACCCTCGGTGCTTGGTGGACGGCTAAGCGTCTCGCCGAGGGAAAGAACCCGGCTCTGCCCGGCTATGGATGGACTTATTTGCGGCTGAACGAGGACGGTTCGCCTGCAGTCGGCTTGTTTGATGGTTGGCCACGCGCGGTGCGCGAACTGCGCATGCTCGATCCTTCGATGGGAAGCGGGCACTTCTTGACTTTCGCTCTACCCATCCTCGTTCGAATGCGGGTCGAGGAGGAAGGGCTCGCGCTGCAGGAGGCTGTCGCCGCTGTACTCCGTGAAAACCTTTATGGTTTGGAACTCGACGCCCGTTGCTCTCAGATTGCGGCGTTCAACCTAGCGCTTGCGGCCTGGAGGCTTGCTGGGGAGCACCTCCCTCTTCCGGAACTGAATCTCGCCTGTTCCGGGCTCGGTATCCACGCAGCCGAGTCAGACTGGGTGAAACTCGCGGGTGAAGACGGACTGGCGCGCGAGGAGATGCGCCGACTTTATTCGCTTTTCAAAGATGCACCAACACTCGGAAGCCTTATCGATCCTCTACGGCTTCGGGCGACCGTATTCAGCGCTGGTGCTGATCGTGTGTTGTCACTCATAGAGGAGGCACTTGAACGAGAGCAATCCGAAGATGTGCGTGAACTCGCAATCGCCGCTCAGGGGGTCCTCGCCGCTTTTCGGATTCTCGCGAGCCGCTTCACGTTGGTGGCGACCAATGTCCCATACCTTGGGCGCGGCAAGCAGGATCCAGCGCTCGCGCAATACTGTGCGGAGTTCCATGTAGACGCGAAGGCGGATCTTGCCACTTGTTTTGTGGAGCGCTGTATGCGGTTTTGCGGTAGCGGTGGGTCGGTCGCATTGGTTACACCGCAGAACTGGTTGTTCCTAACGAGCTATAGGCAGCTTCGCGAGCGACTTCTTAAAAGTGAACAGTTGGACTTCGTAGCGCGGCTTGGGCCGCGCGCCTTTGAAACGATCAGCGGCGAGGTCGTGAATGTAGCACTGCTGGGCCTAACTCACAGAGTGCCCTCGCCGCACCACAGCTTCGCGGGATGGGATGTTGCAGAAGCAAGATCGCCGGAGGACAAGGCCAAAGGACTTAACTCGACAGGTACCCCGAACCACCAGGCTAGGCAGTTGAAGAATCCTTCAATGGTGATTACAACAACCGAACTGCTGCATGGCACTACGCTAGCAGACTACGCAGGAAGCGTTGAGGGGCTTTCGACTGGCGATTCCGACCGTTTCGTTTTCAGATTCTGGGAGCTTCCACGGATTACTGGAGATTGGACCGCTTTCCAGAGGTCACCCCAAGATAGTGAGGGCGATTTAGGAAGCGACAGCGTTCTGCGTTGGCAAAACGGCAAAGGGGAACTAGTCAAATCTGAGGCCGCGCGCGTACAGGGGTTCCAAGCTTGGGGAGTTCTCGGAGTTGTCGTTGGGCAAATGCGGACATTACTATGCGGCCTATCACTCGGCCAACCTCACGACAAAATTACCGCAGTACTGGTTCCGAGGGACAGCAGTTTCCTGCCCGCCATTCTTGCTTATTGTGAGTCGGAGCAGTACAACGACGACGTTCGTAAGATTAATTCAAAGCTCAATGCAGCAACCGCTGCTCTGGTGCAGGTCCCCTTTGACCTCTCATCCTGGCAAGAAGTCGCCGCAAGGAAATACCCAAACGGCATACCAGCTCCACGGTCTGACAATCCCACGCAGTGGCTCTTTAACGGGAATGTCAGACTTTCGGGTCAGCCGCTCCAGGTTGCCGTAGCGCGCTTAGTTGGCTACGCTTGGCCTCGGCAGACCGGCTCCGCATTCGCCAAATGTCCTGAACTTAACATTGATGGCCTCCAACTCCACGCGGATGCCGACGGTATCGCCTGCATGAACGCGATCGCTGGCGAAGCATCGGCCGCTGATCGGTTGCGTGCCCTGCTTGCACACGCTTACGGGAATGAGTGGTCCGCGGCGAAGCTTCAATCGTTGCTCGATGACAAGTCCTCATTGGAGGAATGGCTGCGTGACGAGTTCTTTGAAGAGCACTGCCGCGTGTTTCAGCATCGCCCTTTCGTCTGGCACGTATGGGACGGGCGCAAAGATGGTTTTCACTCCTTCGTGAACTACCACAAGCTTGCCGGGCCCAACGGCGAGGGGCGGAAGACGCTGGAGAAATTAATTTACACCTACCTCGGCCGCTGGATTGATCGCCAAAGTGAAGAGGTCCGCACTGGCAAAGAAGGAGCCGATGCGCGACTCGCTGCGGCACTGCACTTGAAGGCCGAACTCGAAAAGATCCTCGCCGGCGAAAAGCCCTATGACCTCTTCAACCGATGGAAGCCTCTCAACGAGCAGCCAATTGGCTGGGCACCTGACCTTAACGATGGCGTTCGAATCAATATCCGTCCTTGGTTGACCGCCAAACCGTATCAGTCCGGGCGTCGCGATGGCTGCATTCTGCGCGTCACTCCCCGCGTGAACTACGGCAAGGATCGCGGCAAAGAGCCTCATAAACCGAAGGATGACTTCCCGTGGTTCTGGTCGTGGGATGGGCAATCTGATGACTTTCTCGGCGGCAAAGACTTCGACGGTGCCCGCTGGAACGACCTTCACTATTCGCTCGAAGCCAAACGCGATGCCAGACTCAGAGTCCAATCGCAAGGAAGTTCGAAATGA
- the brxC gene encoding BREX system P-loop protein BrxC — translation MPMLIKETLLRDPSQYGLVNNGQARITSESSDDNVTKELRGELSTFVCEGQYEEGIISILSSFLGSRSQTYQKAAWVSGFFGSGKSHLLKMLCHLWADTKFPDGATARSLVAELPEEVRDLLRELEVAGRRSGGLLAAAGTLPAGTTENVRLSVLSILLRACGLPTQYPQAQFHLWLEERGILDKVRGAVEAAGKKWAQELNNLYVSPLITKALLACDANFATSEGAAKEIVKAQFPLRTSDLSTEEFLSMFKRVLLRAGKDGQMPCTILILDEVQQYIGDSETRSVLITEIAEAVSKQLDSQVMLVAAGQSALNGVKLLNKLLDRFTIRIQLSDADVETVTRKVLLRKQPTALTPIAELLDTHAGEVSRQLQGTKIGERLEDKAIIVEDYPLLPVRRRFWEHCFRQVDTAGTQSQLRSQLRIIHDCVAKLTTESLGRLIPGDDLYDALAPEMVTTGALPREINERIVALGKDGTKEGRLQQRVCGLVFLIGQLPTDSMADIGVRATKEHLADLMVDDLAADNGKLRSEVARLLDKLADEGVLMRVGTEFRIQTEEGRNWDSDFRQREAKLKNDVAFFDERRDQLLAAEVQKTVDKLNRAFQHGAAKVPRVLKVHRSQDVPQSDGESIQVWLRDGFSASEKEILNAARAVGVNSALLSVFIPRKSRDEILNLIATEHAAEQTLNAKGAPATPEGQVARQSMESRHRLAKQQREALVSEIVAGTKVFQGGGNELLQLSLDEKLRAGADASLARLFPRFKEADFSGSAWESTMKRARDGADQPFSPLKYEGPIEQHPVCRQVLSAIGSGKTGTQLRKELESNPFGWPRDAVDAALITLHRSQHVTATLNGVAVAVGQLDQNKVPKTEFRVEKITLSIQDRNALRALYQEVDVKAKGDELDAKAAEFFIALLKLASDAGGESPAPARPTVTDIEDIRKLVGNDRLSALRAKEADIKARIAEWKKSRDGIAKREPAWQTLERLARHAGVISEAQPTLTQRDAIRSNRLLLADPDPVAPLRTSLADLVRQALNAAHLAHEGAYQSAMDSLATNDTWRKLIAADQSRILADVGLRAPAKPDMSMDDSLLAALDAKNLAARRTEAEAIPARVAKALQLAAQLLEPKIQFVTVEQSVLKSEADVDAWLARQRAQILSALSSGPVQIQ, via the coding sequence ATGCCCATGCTGATTAAAGAAACCCTTTTGCGTGATCCCTCCCAATATGGCCTGGTCAACAACGGTCAAGCGCGGATCACGAGCGAGAGCAGCGACGATAACGTCACCAAGGAACTCCGAGGCGAGCTTTCGACATTCGTTTGCGAAGGCCAATACGAGGAAGGCATCATCAGCATCCTCTCCTCGTTTCTGGGGAGCCGTAGCCAAACCTATCAGAAGGCTGCATGGGTCAGCGGCTTCTTCGGTAGCGGCAAGTCGCACCTCCTGAAAATGCTCTGCCACCTTTGGGCAGACACAAAGTTCCCGGATGGAGCTACAGCTCGGAGTCTGGTCGCGGAGCTACCTGAAGAAGTTCGGGACCTCCTGCGCGAACTGGAGGTAGCAGGCAGACGCTCGGGTGGTCTACTGGCCGCAGCCGGAACCTTGCCCGCGGGTACAACGGAGAATGTCCGTCTCAGCGTGTTGAGTATCCTTCTGCGGGCCTGTGGCCTGCCGACCCAGTATCCACAGGCACAGTTTCACCTCTGGCTAGAAGAGCGCGGGATTTTAGACAAGGTGAGGGGCGCAGTCGAAGCGGCCGGCAAGAAGTGGGCCCAGGAATTGAACAACCTCTACGTCAGCCCGCTGATTACCAAGGCTCTCCTCGCTTGTGACGCGAATTTTGCCACCAGCGAGGGTGCGGCCAAGGAGATCGTCAAAGCCCAATTCCCTCTACGCACGTCCGACTTGAGTACCGAGGAATTCCTCTCGATGTTCAAACGCGTCCTGCTGCGGGCCGGCAAGGACGGCCAGATGCCCTGCACGATTCTCATCCTTGACGAAGTCCAGCAGTACATTGGCGACTCCGAAACGCGATCCGTGCTCATAACCGAGATCGCCGAGGCCGTTTCCAAGCAGCTTGATAGCCAGGTGATGTTGGTTGCGGCTGGTCAGTCGGCACTCAACGGCGTCAAACTGCTAAACAAGTTGCTGGATCGCTTTACGATTCGAATTCAGCTCTCGGATGCGGACGTAGAGACAGTCACACGCAAGGTCCTATTGCGCAAGCAGCCAACGGCGCTCACCCCAATCGCGGAACTTCTCGACACCCATGCCGGCGAAGTTTCCCGCCAGTTGCAGGGAACCAAGATTGGCGAACGCCTCGAAGACAAGGCGATCATTGTCGAAGACTACCCTCTTCTCCCTGTCCGCCGCCGATTCTGGGAACACTGCTTCCGCCAAGTTGATACGGCGGGTACACAAAGCCAGCTGCGCTCACAGTTGCGGATCATCCATGATTGTGTCGCCAAGCTCACTACCGAATCACTAGGCCGTTTGATCCCTGGCGACGATCTCTATGATGCGCTAGCCCCGGAAATGGTCACCACCGGCGCACTCCCGCGCGAGATTAACGAACGCATCGTTGCATTGGGCAAGGATGGCACCAAAGAAGGCCGTCTTCAGCAACGTGTTTGCGGCCTGGTATTTCTGATCGGCCAACTGCCGACAGACAGCATGGCGGATATCGGCGTTCGCGCCACCAAGGAGCACCTGGCCGACCTGATGGTGGACGACCTCGCCGCTGACAACGGGAAACTGCGTTCGGAGGTCGCGCGCCTGCTCGACAAGCTCGCTGATGAGGGCGTCCTCATGCGCGTCGGCACCGAGTTTCGCATCCAGACGGAAGAGGGTCGCAACTGGGATTCCGACTTTCGTCAACGGGAAGCCAAGCTCAAGAATGATGTCGCATTCTTTGATGAGCGGCGTGACCAACTGCTGGCAGCCGAGGTCCAGAAGACCGTAGACAAGCTGAACCGCGCCTTTCAGCACGGTGCCGCCAAAGTACCGCGGGTACTCAAGGTTCATCGCTCCCAGGATGTTCCCCAATCTGACGGTGAATCCATCCAGGTCTGGCTGCGGGACGGTTTTTCCGCTTCAGAAAAAGAGATTTTGAATGCGGCTCGCGCAGTCGGCGTCAACAGCGCCTTGCTGTCTGTGTTTATTCCCCGGAAGTCCCGCGATGAGATTCTGAACCTCATTGCCACGGAGCACGCGGCCGAGCAGACGCTGAATGCCAAGGGCGCACCTGCCACTCCAGAAGGGCAAGTTGCGCGGCAGAGCATGGAGAGTCGACACCGTCTGGCTAAACAGCAACGCGAAGCTTTGGTGTCCGAGATCGTCGCTGGTACCAAAGTGTTCCAGGGTGGGGGCAACGAGTTGCTCCAGCTATCCCTGGACGAAAAGCTGCGCGCCGGTGCGGACGCCTCGTTAGCTCGCCTCTTCCCCCGATTCAAGGAGGCCGACTTCTCAGGTTCCGCTTGGGAATCCACGATGAAGCGCGCCCGCGATGGAGCCGACCAGCCTTTCTCACCGCTCAAGTATGAAGGCCCCATTGAGCAGCATCCTGTCTGTCGGCAGGTGCTTTCCGCGATTGGCTCGGGAAAAACGGGTACACAGCTTCGAAAGGAACTGGAATCCAACCCCTTCGGTTGGCCTCGCGACGCAGTCGATGCGGCGCTGATCACTCTGCACCGCAGCCAGCACGTCACCGCCACCTTGAATGGTGTTGCCGTAGCCGTCGGTCAACTCGACCAGAACAAGGTTCCAAAGACCGAGTTCCGGGTGGAGAAGATCACGCTGTCCATTCAGGATCGCAATGCCCTGCGCGCGCTCTACCAGGAAGTCGACGTAAAGGCGAAGGGGGACGAACTGGATGCCAAGGCTGCCGAGTTCTTCATCGCTCTGCTGAAGCTCGCCTCCGACGCGGGCGGTGAGTCGCCGGCACCCGCGCGGCCAACAGTGACCGACATCGAAGACATCCGGAAGCTTGTCGGCAACGACAGATTGTCCGCACTCCGTGCCAAGGAAGCTGACATTAAAGCTCGGATCGCGGAATGGAAAAAGTCTCGCGATGGAATCGCCAAGCGGGAGCCAGCTTGGCAGACCCTGGAGCGACTTGCCAGGCATGCTGGCGTAATATCTGAAGCTCAGCCGACTCTCACGCAGCGCGACGCCATTCGCAGCAACCGTCTCCTCCTTGCGGATCCAGACCCGGTGGCGCCCTTGCGCACTAGCCTGGCCGACTTGGTCAGGCAGGCTCTCAACGCCGCACATCTCGCCCACGAGGGTGCCTATCAATCGGCGATGGATAGCCTGGCCACGAACGACACATGGCGGAAGCTGATCGCGGCCGACCAGTCCCGGATTCTCGCCGATGTGGGTTTGCGCGCGCCAGCCAAGCCCGACATGAGCATGGACGATTCGCTTCTCGCCGCCCTCGATGCCAAGAACCTGGCGGCTCGACGCACAGAGGCGGAGGCTATTCCTGCGCGGGTCGCCAAGGCTCTACAACTCGCCGCTCAATTGTTGGAGCCCAAGATCCAGTTCGTGACCGTCGAGCAGAGCGTACTGAAGTCCGAGGCCGACGTAGATGCATGGCTTGCCAGGCAAAGGGCGCAGATCCTCAGCGCCCTTTCGAGCGGCCCCGTGCAGATTCAATAG
- a CDS encoding BREX protein BrxB domain-containing protein, producing MGRVEQLAEKYKQHIGLPWQQTVAGAQRVIMVVYEKELERTLLARKDAFAMATREEGHEWFEVNISDCFARWIASEDYRDAYFESPEDLQLKLDVEFAEYVAATIQAVLKRPDVTNTSVVGLFGVGSLFGFTRVSSVLKLLEPSIKGRLAVFFPGSHDQNNYRLLDARDGWNYLAVPITLHSTGGH from the coding sequence ATGGGGCGCGTCGAGCAGTTGGCAGAAAAGTACAAGCAGCACATTGGGCTTCCCTGGCAGCAAACGGTTGCGGGCGCGCAACGCGTCATCATGGTCGTCTACGAAAAGGAACTGGAACGTACACTCCTCGCTCGGAAAGACGCTTTTGCCATGGCAACCCGAGAAGAGGGGCATGAATGGTTTGAGGTGAATATCTCGGATTGCTTCGCCCGCTGGATCGCTTCCGAGGATTACCGGGACGCCTACTTTGAATCTCCGGAAGATCTCCAACTGAAGCTCGACGTCGAGTTCGCAGAATATGTCGCCGCAACCATCCAGGCAGTCTTGAAGCGGCCCGACGTCACGAACACTTCTGTCGTTGGGCTGTTTGGTGTTGGCTCTCTATTTGGCTTCACTCGTGTGTCCAGCGTGCTGAAGCTTCTTGAGCCCTCCATCAAAGGACGACTCGCTGTTTTCTTTCCCGGATCTCACGACCAAAACAACTACCGTTTGCTCGACGCGCGCGATGGCTGGAACTATCTTGCCGTGCCCATTACGCTCCATTCCACAGGAGGCCATTGA
- a CDS encoding PRTRC system ThiF family protein produces the protein MKHNIPNQLLSRTVSVSVVGTGGNGSIVAMALPYIHQALLVAGHPGGLDVTLIDGDVVSESNCIRQPFSRSEIGLPKATVLVSRINLFWSLSWRSAPQRLSDEHLLSDSDIVIGCVDTREARAGIEARIVGSRSRVAYWLDLGNGAEGGQFVLGQPLNARNPRKADRLRTVAELFPEIVNPTLDDNAMPSCSALESLERQEPFVNQTLASHAMAMLARLFRYGGLEHHHGAFVNIASQSVQPLLIDPVGWKRLMRRGRSTKG, from the coding sequence ATGAAACACAACATCCCCAACCAATTGCTGAGCCGCACCGTAAGCGTCAGCGTCGTCGGAACCGGCGGCAACGGGAGCATAGTCGCCATGGCTCTCCCGTACATTCATCAAGCGTTGCTGGTCGCTGGTCACCCCGGCGGACTAGACGTGACTTTGATCGACGGCGATGTCGTCTCAGAAAGCAATTGCATCCGACAGCCCTTCAGCCGATCCGAGATCGGTTTGCCCAAGGCCACGGTTCTCGTCTCAAGGATCAACCTGTTCTGGAGCCTGAGCTGGCGTTCAGCGCCGCAGCGGCTTTCTGATGAGCATCTGCTCTCCGATAGCGACATCGTGATCGGATGCGTGGACACTCGGGAAGCACGCGCCGGGATCGAGGCACGAATCGTCGGCTCTCGAAGCCGGGTGGCGTACTGGCTCGACTTGGGAAATGGTGCCGAGGGCGGGCAGTTTGTCCTCGGCCAACCGTTGAACGCCCGCAATCCTCGGAAAGCCGACCGGCTACGCACCGTCGCCGAACTATTTCCCGAGATTGTGAACCCAACTCTGGACGATAATGCGATGCCGAGTTGCAGCGCGTTGGAGTCTTTGGAGCGCCAGGAACCATTCGTCAATCAGACACTCGCCAGCCACGCAATGGCAATGCTCGCTAGGCTTTTCCGCTACGGCGGGTTGGAACACCATCACGGCGCCTTCGTGAACATCGCGAGTCAAAGCGTGCAGCCACTCCTGATCGATCCTGTTGGCTGGAAGCGTTTGATGCGGAGGGGGCGAAGCACAAAAGGCTAG